One Glycine soja cultivar W05 chromosome 2, ASM419377v2, whole genome shotgun sequence genomic region harbors:
- the LOC114390806 gene encoding uncharacterized protein LOC114390806, translating to MVETRRSSSSSSKRSLSSPSPPNNTKRSKVSEDSSSTTVPSVAPVNESGTANESAEPELRPSDLPDTASLKAVDGCDAMSPDRSPSAPVEGEALVSPQCQGDTAEKLKGVPMAAAGGRSKKRPSKLSPKVAWGKLLSQCSQNPHVSMSDLIFTVGQGRNCNLWLKDPTVGNVLCKLSHIERGGSSVALLEITGGKGSIQVNGKTYRKNARLILSGGDEVVFGSSGKHAYIFQQLTNNNINPADIPSSVSILEAQSAPINGTQVEARSGDPSAVAGASILASLSNLPKDLSLLSPPAKTGKNVQQNADISSLPSGNGDDMPDSEMKDATNDVASEVFSADKTVNKNPNLDTAEVNINVDPDVGKVTAATYELRPLLRMLAGSCPEVDLSCGITKILEERRELRELLKDVDTPTILASTRRQAFKDSLQQRILKSENIDVSFETFPYYLSDTTKNVLIASTFIHLKCIGFGKYASDLPSVSPRILLSGPPGSEIYQETLCKALAKHFGARLLIVDSLSLPGGASSKEVDSAKESSRPERPSSVFAKRSSQTTTLQHKKPASSVDAEIVGGSTLSSQAMLKQEVSTASSKGTTLKEGDRVKFVGNFPSAVSSLPNYPSRGPSYGSRGKVLLAFEDNRSSKIGVRFDKSIPDGNDLGGLCEDDRGFFCSANHLLRVDGSGGDDADKVAINDIFEVTSNQSKSGSLVLFIKDIEKAMVGNYEVLKNKFESLPPNVVVIGSHTLLDNRKEKTQPGGLLFTKFGSNQTALLDLAFPDNFGRLHDRSKETPKVMKQLGRLFPNKVTIQLPQDEALLSDWKQQLERDIETMKAQSNIVSVCTVLNRIGLDCPDLETLCINDQTLTTESVEKIIGWAISYHFMHSSEASIKDSKLVISAKSINYGLNILQGIQNENKNLKKSLKDVVTENEFEKKLLADVIPPTDIGVTFDDIGALENVKDTLKELVMLPLQRPELFCKGQLTKPCKGILLFGPPGTGKTMLAKAVATEAGANFINISMSSITSKWFGEGEKYVKAVFSLASKIAPSVIFVDEVDSMLGRRENPSEHEAMRKMKNEFMVNWDGLRTKDKERVLVLAATNRPFDLDEAVIRRLPRRLMVNLPDAPNREKILSVILAKEDLAPDIDFEAIANMTDGYSGSDLKNLCVTAAHCPIREILEKEKKERSLALSENKPLPGLCSSGDIRPLKMDDFRYAHEQVCASVSSESTNMNELLQWNDLYGEGGSRKMRSLSYFM from the exons ATGGTCGAAACCAGACGCAGCAGCTCCTCCTCTTCCAAGCGCTCTCTCTCTTCGCCCTCTCCCCCCAACAACACCAAACGATCCAAG GTGTCCGAGGATTCCTCATCCACCACCGTGCCTTCGGTTGCTCCGGTCAACGAATCTGGAACCGCTAATGAATCCGCCGAACCGGAGCTGAGACCCTCTGATCTGCCTGATACGGCGTCGTTGAAGGCTGTTGATGGCTGTGATGCGATGTCGCCCGATAGGTCTCCCTCTGCGCCCGTTGAAGGCGAGGCCTTGGTGTCCCCTCAGTGTCAAG GTGACACCGCGGAGAAATTGAAGGGGGTGCCGATGGCGGCGGCGGGTGGTCGGTCGAAGAAACGCCCTTCCAAATTGAGCCCCAAGGTTGCGTGGGGAAAGCTTCTCTCTCAGTGTTCTCAG AATCCTCATGTATCCATGAGTGATCTTATTTTCACTGTTGGTCAAGGTCGTAATTGTAATTTATGGCTTAAAGATCCCACTGTTGGTAATGTTTTGTGCAAGTTGAGCCACATAGAG CGTGGAGGCTCGTCTGTTGCATTACTTGAAATCACAGGGGGCAAAGGTTCTATTCAAGTTAATGGCAAGACATATCGAAAGAATGCCCGTCTGATTTTAAGTGGAGGTGATGAGGTGGTCTTTGGTTCTTCTGGCAAGCATGCTTAT ATCTTTCAGCAGctcacaaataataatattaatcctGCTGATATACCTTCTTCTGTGAGTATTTTAGAAGCCCAAAGTGCTCCAATAAATGGAACGCAAGTCGAAGCTAGATCTGGTGACCCTTCTGCCGTTGCTGGAGCATCGATATTGGCCTCTTTATCTAATCTTCCTAAAGATTTATCTCTCCTTTCACCTCCTGCTAAAACTGGAAAGAATGTGCAACAGAATGCTGACATTTCATCACTACCTTCTGGCAACGGGGATGATATGCCAGACAGTGAAATGAAGGATGCCACCAATGATGTAGCATCTGAAGTTTTCTCTGCTGATAAAACTGTTAATAAAAATCCTAACCTTGACACAGCTGAAGTCAACATCAATGTGGATCCCGATGTTGGGAAGGTTACTGCTGCTACCTATGAATTGAGGCCATTATTGCGCATGCTTGCTGGGTCATGTCCTGAAGTTGATTTAAGTTGTGGCATTACCAAGATATTGGAGGAGCGAAGGGAATTAAGAGAGCTCCTTAAAGATGTTGATACCCCGACAATATTGGCATCAACCAGGCGacaagcatttaaggacagttTACAACAGAGAATTCTCAAATCTGAGAATATTGATGTCTCTTTTGAAACTTTCCCTTATTATCTAAG TGATACAACAAAGAATGTTTTGATTGCTTCTACATTTATTCATTTGAAGTGCATTGGCTTTGGAAAATATGCTTCTGACCTCCCATCAGTGTCTCCACGAATATTGTTATCTGGTCCTCCAG GTTCGGAAATATATCAGGAGACTTTGTGCAAGGCACTTGCAAAGCATTTTGGTGCCAGGCTACTGATTGTCGATTCTCTCTCATTGCCTGGT GGAGCATCATCAAAGGAAGTTGATTCTGCCAAAGAAAGTTCCAGACCTGAAAGACCATCATCTGTGTTTGCTAAGAGAAGTTCCCAGACTACCACATTACAACATAAGAAACCAGCTTCTAGTGTTGATGCTGAAATTGTAGGTGGATCCACGTTAAGTTCTCAGGCTATGCTGAAGCAAGAGGTTTCTACTGCATCGTCAAAAGGCACTACTCTTAAAGAGG GTGATCGAGTAAAATTTGTTGGTAACTTTCCTTCTGCTGTCTCATCACTACCAAATTATCCTTCAAG GGGACCAAGCTATGGCTCCCGGGGCAAAGTTCTGCTTGCTTTTGAAGATAATAGGTCTTCAAAAATTGGGGTTAGGTTTGATAAATCAATTCCAGATGGCAATGATCTTGGAGGCCTTTGTGAGGATGATCGTGGGTTCTTTTGTTCTG CAAATCATTTACTACGGGTAGATGGTTCTGGAGGGGATGACGCAGACAAAGTTGCAATTAATGATATCTTTGAG GTTACCTCTAATCAGAGTAAAAGTGGTTCACTAGTTTTGTTCATTAAAGATATAGAGAAGGCAATGGTTGGGAACTAtgaagttttgaaaaataaatttgaaagctTGCCACCAAATGTTGTAGTAATTGGCTCTCATACTCTGCTTGACAATCGGAAGGAGAAG ACCCAACCTGGTGGCCTTCTGTTTACCAAGTTTGGGAGCAATCAGACAGCACTACTTGATCTTGCTTTTCCG GATAACTTTGGTAGACTGCATGATCGGAGCAAAGAAACCCCTAAAGTAATGAAGCAACTTGGTCGTCTTTTCCCAAACAAAGTGACAATACAGTTGCCTCAG GACGAGGCTTTACTTTCTGATTGGAAGCAACAATTAGAACGTGATATTGAAACTATGAAAGCTCAGTCCAATATTGTCAGTGTTTGCACA GTTCTCAACAGGATTGGATTGGATTGCCCTGACCTTGAGACTCTTTGCATCAACGACCAAACCCTCACAACTGAAA GTGTGGAGAAGATCATTGGCTGGGCTATAAGTTACCATTTTATGCATTCATCTGAAGCTTCTATCAAAGATTCCAAGCTTGTGATATCTGCAAAAAG CATTAATTATGGGCTTAACATTCTACAGGGCATTCAAAATGAgaacaaaaacttaaaaaaatcactgaag GATGTGGTTACTGAGAATGAATTTGAGAAAAAACTTCTTGCTGATGTTATTCCGCCAACCGATATTGGGGTCACATTTGATGATATTGGAGCTTTAGAAAATGTGAAGGACACCTTGAAGGAATTGGTTATGCTTCCTCTTCAGAGGCCTGAGTTGTTTTGCAAAGGACAGCTGACCAAG CCTTGCAAGGGAATATTGCTTTTTGGGCCCCCTGGCACAGGAAAAACAATGCTTGCAAAGGCTGTAGCAACTGAAGCTGGAGCAAATTTCATTAACATTTCAATGTCCAGCATTACTTCAAAG TGGTTTGGTGAAGGAGAGAAATATGTCAAAGCAGTCTTTTCTCTGGCCAGCAAAATTGCTCCAAGTGTTATTTTTGTTGACGAG GTTGATAGTATGCTTGGGAGACGTGAAAACCCTAGTGAGCATGAGGCTAtgcgaaaaatgaaaaatgagttTATGGTAAATTGGGATGGTCTGCGTACAAAAGATAAAGAGCGTGTACTTGTTCTTGCTGCTACAAACAGGCCTTTTGATCTTGATGAGGCTGTTATTAGGAGGCTTCCTCGACG attaATGGTTAATTTGCCAGATGCTCCAAACAGAGAAAAAATTCTCAGTGTCATTTTGGCGAAAGAAGATTTGGCACCTGACATTGATTTTGAAGCAATAGCTAATATGACAGATGGATATTCTGGGAGTGACTTAAAG AATCTGTGTGTCACAGCAGCTCACTGTCCAATACGAGAGATCTtggagaaggaaaagaag GAGAGAAGCTTAGCATTGTCTGAGAACAAACCTTTACCTGGATTGTGTAGCAGCGGTGACATTCGTCCCTTAAAGATGGATGATTTTAGATATGCACATGAGCAG GTGTGTGCAAGTGTGTCATCAGAGTCAACAAATATGAATGAGCTACTCCAATGGAATGACCTCTATGGAGAAGGAGGATCAAGAAAAATGAGATCTCTGAGCTATTTCATGtaa
- the LOC114390841 gene encoding DNA mismatch repair protein PMS1-like, translating to MVVEAQIIKPIGKGIVHRICAGQVILDLSSAVKELVENSLDAGATSIEISLKDFGEQWFQVIDNGCGISPNNFKVLALKHHTSKLSEFHDLQSLTTFGFRGEALSSLCALGNLTVETRTASEPVATHLTFDNSGVLVAERKTARQIGTTVMVKKLFSNLPVRSKEFSRNIRREYGKLVSLLNAYALIAKGVRFVCTNTTGKNVRSVVLKTQGSGSLKDNVITVLGMNTFSCLEPVTLSISDSCKVEGFLSKSGQGNGRNLGDRQYFFVNGRPVDMPKVSKLVNELYKGANSKQYPIAILNFTVPTRVYDVNVTPDKRKIFFSEENAILQALREGLQQIYSASNVCYSVNEVMLPAEKEECVELCSSHGKSPIVRKLYSPNASCPQKEQCSESNNGSVSLDEIDTECNNDTISQDEHEEKHITDSKNASESINEYRYTHIDEGLICENDGSLMNQEFTLRAHSASKDDDSGSRSACPSSIIPDQATLVSRTVESGSTSSKYSFNHSRHVQSTLNNFVSVNKRNRDSVIRALSEVPVLRNQAPHCQLKTANTETQDLITRSSLCFDQSDEPARASEIESLKQLNPDNVFYKNENAVSFKGDSSVREPKSNMELDLKNNTPLGDTASITPSSIDMITTDVLASDPPLHSSPVWLNSCKSSSNKICSNMQFSFQELKKRREKRLSLLQSSKFGCGKAKVKSHYSAATLEILQSEIGEQKERALAAAATELERFFKKEDFSRMKVIGQFNLGFIICKLDQDLFIVDQHAADEKYNFERLSQSTILNQQPLLRPIKLELSPEEEIVASMHMDIIRKNGFTLEEDPNAPPGCRFKLKSVPFSKNTMFGIEDVKELISILSDGDGHVECSIVGSYKLDTSDSVCPSRVRAMLASRACRSSIMVGDALGRNEMQKILEHMAELKSPWNCPHGRPTMRHLVDLTKIHKSYELTMQM from the exons ATGGTAGTCGAAGCTCAAATCATCAAGCCTATCGGCAAGGGCATCGTTCACAGAATCTGCGCCGGTCAAGTCATCCTCGACCTCTCTTCCGCCGTCAAGGAACTCGTCGAAAACAGCTTGGACGCCGGCGCCACCAGCATCGAAATCTCCCTCAAAGACTTCGGCGAACAGTGGTTTCAAGTCATCGACAACGGTTGCGGCATTTCCCCAAACAATTTCAAG gtTCTTGCGCTGAAGCATCATACGTCAAAGTTATCGGAATTTCACGATCTTCAGTCTCTGACGACTTTTGGATTCCGAGGGGAGGCGCTGAGTTCGCTCTGCGCGTTGGGGAACTTGACCGTTGAAACGAGAACGGCGAGCGAACCGGTCGCAACGCACTTGACTTTTGATAATTCCGGTGTTCTTGTGGCGGAAAGGAAAACGGCACGGCAAATTGGCACCACTGTTATGGTTAAGAAGTTGTTCTCCAATTTGCCTGTGAGAAGCAAGGAGTTTAGTCGTAACATACGTAGGGAATATGGCAAGTTGGTTTCTCTATTGAAT GCTTATGCCCTTATAGCGAAAGGAGTTCGTTTTGTTTGCACCAATACAACTGGTAAAAATGTGAGGTCTGTTGTTCTTAAGACGCAAGGAAGTGGTTCTCTTAAGGATAACGTCATAACAGTGCTTGGCATGAACACTTTCAGCTGCTTAGAGCCCGTGACATTGTCTATATCTGATTCTTGTAAGGTTGAAGGATTTCTTTCCAAGTCTGGACAGGGTAATGGACGCAATTTGGGGGATAGACAGTATTTTTTTGTGAATGGTAGACCGGTAGATATGCCTAAAGTTAGCAAACTTGTGAATGAGTTGTACAAGGGTGCAAACTCCAAACAGTATCCCATtgctattttgaattttacGGTTCCTACTAGAGTGTATGATGTCAATGTGACTCCCGACAagaggaaaatatttttttctgaagAAAATGCCATATTGCAAGCCCTGAGAGAGGGATTGCAACAAATTTATTCTGCTAGTAATGTCTGTTACTCTGTTAATGAAGTTATGTTGCCTGCTGAAAAAGAAGAGTGTGTTGAGTTGTGTTCCTCTCATGGGAAGTCTCCTATTGTAAGGAAACTATATTCCCCAAATGCCAGTTGTCCTCAGAAAGAGCAATGTAGTGAAAGTAACAATGGTAGTGTTTCTTTAGATGAAATTGATACTGAGTGCAACAATGATACCATTTCTCAGGATGAGCATGAGGAGAAACATATTACTGATTCCAAAAATGCTTCTGAATCTATTAATGAATATCGGTACACACATATTGATGAAGGGTTAATTTGTGAAAATGATGGGAGTTTAATGAACCAGGAGTTTACACTCAGAGCACATAGCGCTTCAAAGGATGACGATAGTGGAAGTCGGTCAGCGTGTCCTAGTAGTATTATACCTGATCAAGCTACCCTTGTCTCAAGGACAGTTGAGAGTGGCAGCACTTCTAGTAAATATTCATTTAACCATTCAAGACATGTTCAGTCCACTCTTAACAACTTTGTTTCTGTAAATAAAAGAAATCGTGATAGTGTCATTAGAGCCTTATCTGAAGTGCCTGTTCTTAGAAATCAAGCTCCTCATTGTCAATTGAAGACTGCAAATACTGAAACACAGGACTTGATTACAAGATCATCACTTTGTTTTGACCAAAGTGATGAACCTGCTAGGGCGAGTGAGATTGAATCTTTGAAGCAACTTAATCCTGATAATGTCTtctacaaaaatgaaaatgcagTTTCTTTTAAGGGTGACTCCTCTGTTAGAGAACCTAAATCTAATATG GAATTAGATCTAAAGAATAATACACCTCTAGGGGATACAGCATCAATTACTCCTTCTAGCATTGATATGATCACTACGGATGTTTTGGCCTCAGACCCTCCATTACATTCATCACCTGTGTGGTTAAATTCTTGCAAGTCTTCCAGTAACAAGATATGTTCCAACAtgcaattttcttttcaagaGCTTAAGAAAAGGAGAGAGAAGAGGCTTTCTCTGTTGCAATCCAGTAAATTTGGATGTGGAAAAGCTAAAgtcaaaag tcacTATTCGGCTGCAACTTTGGAGATTTTACAATCAGAAATTGGAGAGCAGAAAGAAAGGGCCTTGGCAGCAGCAGCTACCGAACTTGAAAGATTTTTCAAGAAGGAAGACTTCAGCAGAATGAAG GTGATTGGGCAATTCAATCTTGGATTTATCATTTGTAAATTGGATCAAGATTTATTCATTGTGGACCAG CATGCTGCTGATGAGAAGTATAATTTTGAGCGTTTATCACAGTCAACCATCTTGAACCAACAACCTCTTCTTAG GCCAATAAAATTGGAGTTATCCCCTGAAGAAGAAATAGTTGCTTCGATGCACATGGACATAATCAG gaagaatggaTTTACCTTGGAAGAGGATCCAAATGCACCGCCTGGATGCCGTTTTAAATTAAAGTCTGTCCCCTTCAGTAAAAACACTATGTTTGGAATTGAAG ATGTTAAGGAGCTGATCTCTATCTTGTCTGATGGTGATGGTCATGTGGAATGTTCCATAGTTGGTAGCTATAAACTGGACACCTCAGATTCTGTTTGCCCTTCAAGAGTTCGTGCAATGTTGGCATCACGAGCATGTCGATCATCTATTATGGTTGGTGATGCACTTGGAAGAAATGAAATGCAGAAG ATACTTGAGCATATGGCTGAGCTGAAATCCCCATGGAATTGTCCCCATGGCAGACCAACCATGCGCCATTTAGTCGACTTAACAAAAATTCACAAGAGCTATGAACTTACAATGCAGATGTAA